A DNA window from Microcystis aeruginosa NIES-843 contains the following coding sequences:
- the miaA gene encoding tRNA (adenosine(37)-N6)-dimethylallyltransferase MiaA yields the protein MTTSSLPILIVICGATATGKSSLALQLAEKFNSVILSADSRQIYREFNIGTAKPSLEECQRIPHYLIDICDPQDNFTLAQYQEQAEDLINNLHYSPLFLVGGTGLYIKSIVKGLKIPRVSPQADLRRQLQALGQSYLYQILTQVDEEAAKKIHPHDQVRTLRALEVFYLTGKPISSQQGENPPTYPILQIGLDCSPESLGKRITVRTDQMIARGLVAEVQNLGDKYGWDLPLLQTLGYAEIKQYLLGEISLEQAIDLIILHTRQFAKRQRTWFRADADIIWFPVDKENLLESVEREIILFLEGLSRPDIKTHHPD from the coding sequence ATGACTACTTCCTCTTTACCTATTTTAATTGTTATTTGTGGGGCAACTGCCACAGGAAAATCCAGTTTAGCCCTACAATTGGCCGAAAAGTTTAATTCAGTAATTCTCAGTGCCGATTCCCGACAAATCTATCGAGAATTTAATATTGGTACTGCTAAACCTAGCTTAGAAGAATGTCAGCGGATTCCCCATTATCTAATTGATATTTGTGATCCTCAAGATAATTTTACCCTAGCACAGTACCAAGAACAAGCTGAGGATTTAATCAACAATCTCCACTATTCTCCCCTGTTTTTGGTCGGTGGTACGGGACTTTATATCAAGTCCATTGTCAAAGGTTTAAAAATACCGAGGGTTTCTCCTCAAGCGGATTTAAGACGGCAATTACAAGCTTTAGGGCAATCCTATCTTTATCAAATTCTGACGCAGGTAGATGAGGAGGCTGCTAAAAAAATTCATCCCCATGATCAGGTCAGGACTTTACGCGCTTTAGAGGTTTTTTATCTGACAGGAAAACCTATCTCTAGTCAGCAGGGAGAAAATCCTCCCACTTATCCGATTTTACAAATTGGTTTAGATTGTTCCCCAGAAAGTTTAGGCAAGCGGATCACTGTTCGTACTGATCAAATGATCGCCAGGGGATTAGTAGCAGAGGTGCAGAATTTGGGGGATAAATACGGTTGGGATTTGCCACTTTTGCAGACTTTGGGTTATGCAGAGATTAAGCAATATCTGCTCGGGGAAATTTCTTTAGAACAGGCGATCGATCTAATTATCCTCCACACCCGTCAATTTGCCAAACGTCAGCGCACTTGGTTTCGTGCCGATGCTGATATTATCTGGTTTCCCGTCGATAAAGAAAATTTATTGGAATCGGTGGAACGAGAAATTATTTTGTTTCTTGAGGGGTTGTCAAGGCCCGATATAAAAACACATCATCCTGATTAA
- a CDS encoding DUF2079 domain-containing protein has translation MHKKNYLFWLVICGTIILFICSSIRHILFQSNALDLGWFDQGVYLISQGKPPIISFVDYHILGDHIAFILYPIALLYKIYPSVYWLLFLQAFSLSLGAFPLWQLAIQAGLKEKQAYTLALVYLLYPLIFNVNLFDFHPEVIAVPAIFWTILAARLNNLWGFCLGIIIILGCKAILSLTLLGMGIWLLLWEKKKISGIIAIITGILWFIIATKLLIPLLTGKSAVIEMADSRYSYLGDSLPAIIFNLFLKPDLVLGKIFTGNNLEYLILLIIPLVWGLSWRYSAPIIAAIPALALNLLADHAPQKNLTTQYSLPILPFLFLAVIATLAHNSSWLKQPKWIITWAIIAFFALAKYGYFWSLYLNSLDTWSATQKALTQITTSESVLTTSRIAPHLTHREMIKLAIEGSQSLDLNQFNYILLDRRHPGWSSSSELIDDHLNKLNQNDNFQLIVNQDDVFLYRALTTPQETK, from the coding sequence ATGCACAAAAAAAATTATTTATTTTGGTTAGTTATTTGCGGCACAATAATCCTGTTTATTTGCAGCAGCATCAGACATATTTTATTTCAATCTAACGCTCTCGATCTTGGTTGGTTCGATCAAGGAGTTTACCTAATTTCTCAAGGTAAACCACCGATTATATCTTTTGTGGACTACCATATTTTAGGCGATCATATCGCTTTTATCCTCTATCCTATAGCCTTACTTTATAAAATTTATCCTAGCGTTTATTGGCTGCTTTTCTTACAAGCTTTTTCCCTTTCTCTTGGTGCTTTTCCCCTCTGGCAATTGGCAATACAAGCGGGATTAAAAGAAAAACAAGCTTATACATTAGCCTTAGTTTATCTGCTCTATCCCCTAATTTTTAATGTTAATCTCTTTGATTTTCATCCTGAAGTTATCGCAGTTCCAGCAATTTTTTGGACAATTTTGGCCGCAAGATTAAATAATCTCTGGGGATTTTGTCTAGGAATCATTATTATTCTCGGTTGTAAAGCAATTCTCTCTTTAACATTGTTGGGAATGGGTATCTGGTTACTTCTCTGGGAAAAGAAAAAAATCTCGGGAATAATTGCTATTATTACCGGCATTCTTTGGTTTATTATCGCCACGAAATTATTAATCCCTCTACTGACAGGAAAATCAGCAGTTATTGAAATGGCCGATTCTCGATATAGTTATCTAGGAGATAGTTTACCAGCAATTATCTTTAATCTTTTCCTCAAACCCGATCTTGTCTTAGGAAAAATCTTTACTGGCAACAATCTAGAATACCTAATCCTATTAATTATTCCCTTAGTTTGGGGTTTATCCTGGCGCTATTCTGCCCCAATAATTGCCGCTATTCCCGCACTCGCTTTAAATTTATTAGCAGATCATGCCCCACAAAAAAACTTAACCACTCAATATTCCCTGCCAATTTTGCCCTTTTTATTTCTAGCGGTTATCGCCACTTTAGCCCATAATAGCAGCTGGTTGAAGCAGCCTAAATGGATAATTACTTGGGCAATTATTGCCTTTTTTGCCTTAGCTAAATACGGCTATTTTTGGTCACTGTATTTAAATTCCCTCGATACTTGGTCCGCCACCCAAAAAGCTCTCACCCAAATTACCACCAGTGAGAGTGTCTTGACTACTTCTAGAATTGCCCCCCATCTTACCCATCGAGAAATGATCAAATTAGCGATCGAAGGTTCCCAATCCCTAGATTTAAATCAATTTAATTATATCCTACTCGATCGCCGTCATCCCGGTTGGTCTAGTTCATCAGAACTAATTGATGATCACTTAAATAAACTGAATCAAAATGACAACTTTCAGTTAATCGTTAATCAGGATGATGTGTTTTTATATCGGGCCTTGACAACCCCTCAAGAAACAAAATAA
- a CDS encoding amino acid ABC transporter substrate-binding protein, with product MKLIILTLVILSNVFAALPAKSETVLEKIKRTGLLEVAMREDAIPFGYRDSNNNLQGLCLDFIQLLRGELKHKLNLRIISVKIYKSTLFNRFQLLENKTVDFECGPNSIRKNIPNAVSFSRPFFVTGTQFLVRSDNQNNFNFSSSLEGISIGVLRDTSTQELLRQKYPLATYQEFQGVTGRLRGIQSLRRNGIDAFASDGILLIGEAVILGLSLEKDYQLIPRNPLNCDYYGFILPANDPQWQEFINGVIVTSENRNIFKTWFTEVASYFIHTWQYCRNNPEESR from the coding sequence ATGAAATTAATCATTCTTACTCTCGTTATTTTATCTAATGTTTTTGCTGCTCTCCCCGCTAAGTCTGAAACAGTGCTAGAAAAAATTAAACGCACGGGATTATTAGAAGTAGCGATGAGAGAAGATGCCATTCCTTTTGGCTATCGAGATAGTAATAATAATTTGCAGGGATTATGCTTAGATTTTATCCAATTGCTCAGAGGGGAACTCAAGCATAAATTAAACCTCCGGATCATCAGTGTCAAAATTTATAAATCAACTTTATTTAATCGCTTCCAGTTATTGGAAAATAAAACCGTTGATTTCGAGTGTGGTCCTAATAGTATCAGAAAAAATATACCCAATGCTGTCAGTTTTTCTCGTCCTTTTTTTGTGACGGGAACTCAGTTTTTAGTTCGGAGTGATAATCAGAATAATTTTAACTTTTCCTCGTCCTTAGAAGGTATAAGTATTGGAGTTTTGCGAGATACCAGCACTCAAGAATTATTAAGACAAAAATATCCTCTTGCTACCTATCAAGAATTTCAAGGAGTGACGGGAAGACTGCGAGGTATCCAAAGTTTAAGAAGGAATGGAATAGATGCTTTTGCTAGTGATGGTATTCTGCTAATTGGAGAAGCTGTCATTCTCGGTTTATCCTTAGAAAAAGATTATCAACTTATCCCGCGCAATCCTTTAAATTGTGATTATTATGGTTTTATTCTTCCCGCTAATGATCCCCAATGGCAAGAGTTTATTAATGGGGTTATCGTCACCAGTGAGAACAGAAATATTTTTAAAACATGGTTTACTGAAGTTGCTTCTTATTTTATACATACCTGGCAGTATTGTCGTAATAATCCCGAAGAATCCAGGTAA
- a CDS encoding AI-2E family transporter — protein sequence MKFGQWLGFICLIMALYVLWQIRQLLLLIFMAIVFTVALNRCVKGLQRLGIKRGLAILITLLTSLAIVILFFIIIVPPFIEQFQKLIELLPQAWDLVRNNSIQWRQQFQFDWLPSLPNLTDLFQQLQPLGTFVFSNFFTFFSNSVAAILQLLFVLVLAMMMLANPQPYRQAFLKLFPNFYRRRAEEILTLSEAGLGNWLLGIAISSTMVGLFSGFGLWLLQINLVLVHAILAGLLNFIPNIGPTASVIFPILIAVIDAPWKIVAILILYFIIQNVESYWLTPTVMAKQVSLLPAITLIAQIFFAQMFGILGLLLALPLTVVVKTWLDELLFKDILDKWDHGHNKS from the coding sequence GTGAAATTTGGTCAGTGGTTGGGGTTTATCTGTTTAATAATGGCTCTCTATGTATTGTGGCAGATTCGACAGCTGTTATTATTGATTTTTATGGCGATCGTGTTTACCGTAGCCTTAAATAGATGTGTGAAAGGATTGCAGAGATTGGGTATTAAAAGGGGTTTGGCTATTTTAATTACCCTGCTGACGAGTCTAGCAATTGTGATTTTATTTTTTATAATTATTGTTCCCCCCTTTATCGAACAGTTTCAAAAATTAATTGAACTTTTACCGCAAGCTTGGGATTTAGTCCGCAATAACTCGATTCAATGGCGACAACAATTTCAATTTGATTGGTTGCCATCGCTGCCTAATTTAACTGATTTATTCCAGCAGTTACAACCTTTAGGAACCTTTGTTTTTAGTAACTTTTTTACCTTCTTTTCTAACTCAGTTGCGGCAATTTTGCAATTATTATTCGTGCTGGTGTTAGCAATGATGATGTTAGCCAACCCCCAACCCTATCGACAAGCTTTCTTAAAATTATTTCCTAACTTCTATCGTCGTCGTGCCGAGGAAATTCTGACCCTATCGGAAGCGGGTTTAGGTAATTGGTTGTTGGGAATTGCCATTAGTTCAACTATGGTAGGATTATTCAGTGGTTTCGGTCTTTGGCTTCTACAAATTAATCTAGTTCTCGTTCATGCTATCCTAGCAGGATTGCTCAATTTTATCCCTAATATCGGACCGACTGCTAGTGTGATTTTTCCCATTCTAATTGCTGTTATCGATGCACCTTGGAAAATTGTCGCTATTCTGATTCTCTATTTTATTATCCAAAATGTCGAAAGTTATTGGCTGACACCCACTGTCATGGCTAAACAGGTATCTTTACTACCGGCAATTACCCTAATTGCTCAAATTTTCTTTGCTCAAATGTTTGGCATCTTAGGTTTATTATTGGCTTTACCTTTGACAGTGGTAGTAAAAACATGGTTAGATGAATTATTATTCAAAGACATTTTAGATAAATGGGATCACGGCCATAACAAATCTTAA